In Streptomyces venezuelae, the sequence GCTCCAGGCGTTCCCGGACGTCGCCGAGCACTACCGGCGCCGCTTCCGGCACGTCCTCGTCGACGAGTACCAGGACACCAACCACGCCCAGTACACGCTGGTGCGCGAGCTCGTCGGCACCGGCTACCCGGACCTGCCCCCGGCCGAGCTGTGCGTGGTGGGTGACGCCGACCAGTCGATCTACGCCTTCCGCGGCGCGACCATCCGCAACATCCTCCAGTTCGAAGAGGACTACAAGGACGCGACCACGATCCTGCTGGAGCAGAACTACCGCTCCACGCAGACGATCCTCTCCGCGGCCAACGCGGTCATCGAGCGCAACGAGAACCGCCGCGCCAAGAACCTGTGGACGCAGGCCGGCACCGGCGCCGTCATCACCGGCTACGTCGCGGACACCGAGCACGACGAGGCCCAGTTCGCCGCCGACGAGATCGACCGGCTCACCGACGCCGGCGACGCCAAGGCCGGCGACGTGGCGATCTTCTACCGGACCAACGCGCAGTCCCGCGTGTTCGAGGAGATCTTCATCCGGGTCGGACTGCCCTACAAAGTCGTCGGCGGCGTCCGCTTCTACGAGCGCAAGGAGGTCCGCGACGTCCTCGCGTACCTGCGCGTCCTCGCGAACCCGGAGGACAACGTCCCGCTGCGGCGCATCCTGAACGTGCCCAAGCGCGGCATCGGCGAGCGCGCCGAGGCGATGATCGACGCCCTCGCGGCGCGCGAGAAGATCACCTTCCCGCAGGCGCTGCGCCGGGTGGACGAGGCCTTCGGCATGGCCGCGCGCTCCACCAACGCGGTGAAGCGGTTCAACGTGCTGATGGAGGAGCTGCGCACGATCGTCGACTCGGGCGCGGGCCCGGCGGTGGTGCTGGAAGCCGTCCTGGAGCGGACGGGGTACCTCGCCGAACTCCAGGCCTCGACCGACCCGCAGGACGAGACGCGCATCGAGAACCTGCAGGAGCTCGCGGCCGTGGCCCTGGAGTTCGAGCAGGCGCGGGAGGCCGCGGCGGCCGAGGCGGCGGAGACCGGTGCCCCGGCTCCCGGGTCCGGCACCCTGGCCGAGTTCCTGGAGCAGGTCGCCCTCGTGGCCGACTCCGACCAGATCCCGGACGAGGACACCGAGGGCACGGGCGTCATCACGCTGATGACCCTGCACACCGCCAAGGGCCTCGAATTCCCGGTGGTCTTCCTGACCGGCATGGAGGACGGGGTCTTCCCGCACATGCGGGCGCTGGGCCAGACCAAGGAACTGGAGGAGGAGCGCCGGCTCGCGTACGTCGGCATCACGCGGGCGCGCGAGCGCCTGTACCTGACCCGATCCAGCATGCGCAGCGCGTGGGGCACGCCCTCGTACAACCCGCCGTCGCGCTTCCTGGAGGAGATTCCGGCGGAGTACCTCCAGTGGAAGCGGACGGGCGCGACGCAGAAGCCGGCCGGTCCGATGCGGGGCTCGGGGTACGGGTCCTCGTACGGGTCGTCCTCGTCCGGATCGGGCAAGGCGACGTTCGGCACCTCGCCGGAGGCGTTCCTGTCCTCGTCGCGTACGAAGTCGGGCCCGTCCGGATTCGCGACGCGGCGGGCCGCCGACAAGCCGGTCATCGCCCTGGTGGTCGGGGACCGGGTCACGCACGACCAGTTCGGGCTCGGCACCGTCATGGAGGTCAAGGGGGCGGGTGCGGACGCGCAGGCCACCATCGACTTCGGGGACGACAAGCCCAAGCGGCTGCTGCTGCGTTACGCGCCGGTGCAGAAGCTGTAGGACGGGGGGCGGCCGCGCGGCCTTCGGGCCGCGCGGCATTCACGCCGGGGGAGACGCCGGCGGGTTGCGCCCGGCGGTCGCGTCGGACGGCTGTGCCCGGTGGTCAGGCCGGGCGGTTGCGGGCCTGAGGGGTTACGTCGGGTCCAGGCCGTGGCTGCGGAGCCAGGACAGGGGGTCGATCGCGGATCCGCCGCCGGGCCGGACCTCGAAGTGGAGGTGCGGGCCGGTGGAGTTGCCGGAGTTGCCCGAGTAGGCGATGACTTCGCCCGCCTTGACCTTGCCGCCGCGGATCTTGGTGGAGCTGAGGTGGCAGTACCACGTCTCGGTGCCGTCGGGCGCGGTCACTATCGCCATGTTCCCGTAGGCGCTGTTGTACTGCGTGCGCACGGTTCCGTCGGTGGCCGACATGACGGGGGTGCCGTAGGAGACCGGGAAGTCGATGCCGGTGTGCACCGACATCCACATGCCGCCGGCCTGGCCGAAGTTGGCGCTGAGCCCGTGCTGTGCGACGGGGATGGCGAACTTGGGGCGGGCGGCCTCCTTGGCCGCGGCCTCCTCCGCCTTCTTCTTCTTTTCCTCTTCCTGGCGCTCGCGCAGGTCGATGCGCTCCTGCGTGCGGCTCGCGCGGTCCGCGAAGTCGCCCGCGTCGGCGCTGAGCGCGACCAGTTGGGTGTCGAGCTTGGTGTTCGCCGCGACCGGCTTCACCGAGGCCGGGTCGGGCGCGGCCATGGTCGTGGGCTCCTCGGCCGGCCGGTCCGTGCCGGTGAGGCCGCCGACGGAGGCGGCCGCGACGCCCGCGACACCCATCACGCAGGCGGACGGGACGGCCACGGTCAGCAGGGCGGAACGCTTCGCCGGGTTGCGGCGACGGCTGGTGCCGCCGCCGGTGGAGCCGCTGCCCGCCTTGGCGCCGGCGCCGGTCTTGCCGTTGCCCTTGGCGGCGGTCCGGCGCGCGGAGCGCGGAGCCGAGGTCACCGGCATGGCCTGGGTGGGGAGGTCGTGGACCTCGGGCTGCTCGGGTGCCTCGTGGACCTGGGGCGTCTCGTCGGAGAGCACCTCGAAGACGGCGGTCTCGCTGTACGCGGCCGTCCCCGCCTCGACACCGTCCTCGACGGCGGTGTCGAATCCGCCCTCGAACCCGCCCTCGAACCCGTTCTGGTACCCGGGGTCGATGCCGACGGCCTGGGTGGCCTCGTAGGCGTAGCCCGTCGAGGTCGCCTGGTACGTGTACTCCTGCGCCGCGGCTGCGGGCGCGGGTGCGGGCTGGGGTTCGGGCTGGTACTCGTACTCGTACGCGTAGGCGGCCTCGGGCTGGGCCGGGGTCTCGGCGACGGTGTTCCAGGCGGTGGCGTCGTAGGCGCCGGTCTCGGTTCCGGTGGTGCCGTAGCCCGGCATCGCCCAGTGCCCGGTCTGCTCGCCGGAGGTGTCGTAGCCGAAGGAGGGCTGCTGGTACTGCGCATAGCCGGAGTAGTCCGCGCCCTGCGTGCTCCAGGCGCTCGCGTCCCAGCTCCCGGTGGTGTCCTCGGAGGCGGCCTGGGCCGGGATCGTGGACAGGTAACTGTCCTGCGAAGCCCACGCGGTGGTGTCGTAGGCGCCCGTGTCGTAGGAGCCGTAGGCGGCGTAGTTGACCCCCTGGCCCTGCGTTTCATAGGAAACGTAGGTCGAGTCACCAGCGAAAGCGGTGGTGGAAAGGCCGTCGTACCCGGCATCCGGATACTGGCCCGACGTGGGGCGGTCGTTCACCAACTTCTCTTTCGCCTCGGCAGTGGGGGCCTGGGTGGCCGGGAACTCAAGGTTCACCGGAGGAGAGCAGTGGCGTGACTGTACCCGGCGGTTACTCGCAACGACAATCTTCGCCGGGTCCCCAGATCTCCGGAACCGGGCATTCGGCCGTCTTTCGGTCGCCGAAATGCGGACCCTTGGCCTTGAGTTCGAAATCCGTTCGACTGTCGGTCGCTCGTCGGCTAGGCGACGGAGGCGGCGTCCGAGCCCGTGACGGCGGCCAGACCGGGCCCTTCGAGGGTGCGCCGGACCGCCGCGATCACGGCGGGATGGGCAGCCAGGGCAAGATGTCCGATACCGGTGACCTGCACGTTCTCCACACACAGATCCGGGTGTTCGATCCTCGCGGACTCGGCCGGGGTCGTTATCGCGTCGAACTCGCTCCAGAACGCCACGCATCGGGTGGAGCACCCGGGCGCGGGCGCGGCGAGCTCGGTCAGCACCTCGGAGTCCGGGCGGATCTGCCGTATCAGCGGGTGCGCGTCCATGAAGGGTGCGACCCGGGTGCCGGAGTGCGGGCTACCGAGGGTGACGAGGGTCCGGACCCGGGTGTCGCCGCCGAGCCTTTGCACGTAGTACCGGCCGACCAGCCCGCCCAGGCTGTGCCCGACCAGATCGACCCGCTCCTGTCCGGTGCGCTCGCAGAGCTCCTCGACACGCCGGGCGAGATGCCGGGCGGCCACGCGCAGATCGAGCGTGAAGGGGGAGTAGTTGTACGCCTCCACGTGCCGGCCACCTGCACCGAGGGCCCGGCGCAGCAGGACGAAGACGGACCGGTTGTCGGAGAACCCGTGGAGGAGGAGGACCGGAGGCCGTGTCGTGGGCGGGCGAGCGGTGACCTTCTCCTGGCACACTCCGGTGGGATACAGCAGAAGGTGCCCGCCGAACACCACCACCTCAAGGGCGCCGGCCCGCAGTGCGGCGCCGGACAAGGGTACGGACACGGGTATGGACAGCCCCATCGACGGCCTCCCCTGAGCCTCAGCGGGACCGCGGCGCTCGCACCACCGTGCCGTGCGGCTGCCGGCACGGTGGCGCAATGCCGTCCCACGTGTGATTTCCCCCTCGTGGTTGACCGCGAAACGGTGACGTGCGCGATGCTGTACTTAACGTTCGTTCACTCGGGAGGCAGTGCGATGGGTGTGACCGGTCCGATCCGTGTGGTGGTGGCCAAGCCGGGTCTCGACGGCCACGACCGCGGGGCCAAGGTGATCGCGCGGGCGCTGCGGGACGCGGGCATGGAGGTCATCTACACCGGCCTCCACCAGACCCCCGAGCAGATCGTGGACACCGCCATCCAGGAGGACGCCGACGCGATCGGCCTCTCGATCCTCTCCGGCGCCCACAACACGCTGTTCGCGCGCGTGCTGGAACTCCTGAAGGAGCGCGACGCGGAGGACATCAAGGTCTTCGGCGGAGGCATCATCCCGGAGGACGACATCGCCCCTCTGAAGGAGAAGGGCGTGGCCGAGATCTTCACGCCGGGCGCGACGACGACCGCCATCGTGGACTGGGTCCGCGCCCACGTCCGCCAGTAACCCCTCGGTTCGGCAGGGGCCGGGCAGCGTCACAGCCCGCACGGGCGGTACCGCGACGTGCGCGTGCGGTCATGCGGGCTGCGGCTACGGTCCTGCGATGCGCGCGGGCGGACTGCGACGTGCGTGTGCGGTCATGCGGGCTACGGCTACTGCTGCGGCTACGGTCCTGCGACCGGCGCGTCCGGTCCCGCGATGCGCGGCTGTGGTCTCCCGGCGTGCGCGGCGGGATCCGGGGCCGGCCGGGGCCGGGCTCCGGCCCGCCCCTGCCCGGCCACCCCGGCGCCTGCCCCTGCCCGGGCGGGCCAACCCGCGGGGGCTACGCCGGGGCCAGTTCGGCCAGCATCGCCGCGCGCAGCCGAAGGGTCGAGACCAGCCGCTGGAACGCCTCGGCCCAGTACGCGGCCGCACCGGGGGACCCGTCGGGCAGGTCCTCCGCAGCCGTGGTCAGGGCCTCCAGCCGGCTCGCTTCCGCGGGATCGAGGCAGCGTTCCGCCAGGCCCATCACCCCGCTGAAGCTCCACGGGTAACTGCCCGCGTCCCGGGCCGTGTCGAGTGCGTCCACGACCGCCCGGCCCAGCGCTCCCGCCCACGGGACCGCGCACACCCCGAGCAGCTGGAACGCCTCCGACAGCCCGTGGGCCCGTATGAACTCCGCGACCCATTCCGCCCGTTCCGCGTGCGGCAGGGTCTCCAGCAGCTTGGCCCGCTCCGCGAGGGAGGCGGTGCCCGGGCCCGCCGCGGGTGGCGCGGACGCCGGGCCGAGCAGGGCCCGCGACCACGGCGCGTCGCGCTGGCGCACGGCGGCCCGGCACCACGCCGCGTGCAGCTCCTCCGTCCAGCCGTCGCCCGCGGCCACCGGCAGCGCCACTATCTCCGCCGGGCCGAGCCCCCCGAACCGCTCCCGCCAGCACGACAGTGGCGCCGCCTCCACCAACTGCCCGAGCCACCAAGCCCGTTCCCCGCGTCCGGCGGGCGGCCGCTTGACCACCCCGTCGCGGAGCATCCCCGCGTCGCACTCGGCCGGCGGGGTCACCCCTTCGGGTCCCACGCAAGCCAGCGCGCGCTCCGCCATCCGTCCGGCCAGGGCCGAGGCCGGCAGCGCCGACAGCAGTTCGGCGGCCGTGGCGCGGACGTTGCGGCTGCGGTCACCCAGCGCGGCCTCCAGGAACGGCTCGTCCCCCTCCGACAGTCCCACCCTCAGTGAATCGAGGAACATCAGCCGGTCCTCGGCCCGTTCGGCGGCCCAGGTCGTCATGAGCAGCCGCGGCGCGGCCGCCGCCTCGTGGGCCCGGACGGCCCCGAGCAGGGCCACCCGCTCCGCGAACAGTCCCTCCTGCCACAGCTGTTCCACCGCCACCCGGTCCGTCACCTCCGGCAGTTCTCCGGCGCCGCCGGACCCGCCGCGCAGGGCGAACCGCCAGTCCGGATTCATCCGCGCCAGCCACAGCCCCCGCGTCCCGGCCAGGGCCAGCGCCTGCGGCCGCAGGTCCGTACGGGCCCGGGCCGCGTCCAGCAGCGCCGGTACGAGCGAGGCCGGAGAGCGGTAGCCGTGCCGCGCGGCGGCGGCCAGCCACTGCGGCAGGAGCTCCGTCAGGTCCGGGGCGGTTCCGCGCCGCCCGCCGCCGTTGACCGGGCCGCTGCGGCCGGCCAGCAGCTGAGCGAGCCTGCGGCCGGCCGCCTCCGGTGGCGCCGGCCGGGGGTCCCGGGGCGCCGGATCCGGGCGAGGCCCGGCCTCGGCCGGCAGCAGCCCGGCCCGGCGCCGTACGGTGTGCACGGCCGCCGCGTCCAGCAGCGCCTCCGGTGAGCCGGCCGGGCCCCCGCCCCCGCGCCCGCGTCGCTCGGTGCCCAGCAGTGCCCCGGCGACCAGCTCCTCCCACTCGCCGTATCCCTCGTCAGCCTTGCCCATCGGGCCCCTCCCTCGTCGCTCGTCGGTCGTCGGTCGGTCGTCGTCTCACGGGCTCCGGTCCCGCCCCCTCCGCGGGACCGGAGCTGTCGATGTCCCCGTCTGCCTGCCCGTCTTCAGCTGGCGTGGTTGTCGTTCATGCAAGCCCCCCGGCTCGTCGTCGTTTCCCGTGCGGCGCCCCCCGGCGCCGCACGCCTCCAGGCCGTCCTCGTGTGACGGCACAGGACCCCCCAGGCCCCCTGCGATGTGTCTTCTTGTTCCGGCTCCGGCTCCGGATCTGGCTCCGGCTTCTGGTCAGGTCAGGGCGACGGGCTCGTTCGAGTCCGGCTGCCAGGCCGTCAGAGGGGTGAAGCCGCGGTGGCCGCACTCGCCGAACACCGTCACCGGGCCCCCGCCCGACAACGCCGCCAGCTGCCAGAGCCCCCCGCGCGAGCGGCCGCCGCCCCCGGTGAGGGGCACCGGCAGGGCGGAGGTGCCCTCCGCGTCCGCCAGCTGCCAGCCGAGCTCTCCCGGTATCGGAACCACCGGACCGAGCACCACCGGCCAGGACTCCAGCCACGGGTCCTGCCGCAGCGCCGTCCCGTACGCCTCCAGAGCCGCCCCCGCGCTCACCCCGTCCGGAACCTCCGTGCAGGGCACCGCTGCCGCGAACCTCTCACCGAGGTCCGCCCGCAGCCCCGCAGACCCGGGCCGGAAGCGCATCTCCGCCTCCAGCACCAGCCCCACCGGCAGTGCCAGCCCCGGTGGCCGCCCCGGCGGTCCGAAGTCCAGCACCAGAGCGGGCCGCCCGCCCGCCAGCCCGCGCAGCCATATCCGGCGGGTGGTGAGCCGGCCGTCCGGCGACACCGTGTCGTACTGGGCGAGCACCAGCCAGCGGTCCCGTACGGCCTCCCCCTCCCCGGAGGCCGGCAGTCCCACGCGGCTGCGCACCGTCGCCGCGAGCTCGTCCGGCAGCCCGGCCACCCCCAGCCACGCCCGGTCGAGCAGGTGCAGCAGCCCCGCCTCCTCCAGCATCCGGGCGGGCCAGCCGGGTCCGCAACTGGGTATCGTCCCCAACTCCCTTACCCGCGCGGCCAGTCCGGGCGCCTGGGCGTCGACCATGCGGGCCGCCGTCTCCTCCCATCCCGCGTAACCCGCCTGCTCCTGGCCCGCGAGGCCGCCGCGCAGCAGATCGGCCAGCCGCTGCTCCAGCTCGGTGACGCCCGCCCCCACGCGCGCCGCCCGCCGTTCGGCACGCTTCCGGGCTCCCTCCTCGTCGGCCGGCGCGGCCCTCCCCCCGGACGGCCGCGCGGCTTTGGCGGCCAGGTCCGCCAGCCACTGCGCGGCCCACTCCGGAGCTTCGGCCGGCTCGCCGAACCCCTCGGCCGACCAGAGGAGGAGCAGCCCGAGGGCGTGCTTGCAGGGGAACTTCCGGCTCGGGCAGGAGCACTTGTAGGCCGGGCCCGTGAGGTCCACGACCGTGCGGTACGGCTTGCTGCCGCTGCCCTTGCACAACCCCCACACAGAACCGGAAGCGGAACCTCCGATCTGCAACCATGGCCCAGCCCCGCCGAGTCTGCCCCCCGCCTTGCGTGAGGCGTCGTCAGGAGCCAGATCCAGTACCTGTTCCGCTGTCCAGCGGTCCCCCTGATCAGTCATGTGAACCACCGTAGAGACCCCCACTGACAATCGCTCTGACCAGCAACAACGACATCGCGAAGGGCCGTTGTCAGTGGCGTGGTGCACCGTGGACACAGCAGTCGGGAGCGGCTGCCGAGCACTGGAGGGGGACCATGACCATGCCCGAGAACGAGCAGCGAGCAGAAGCTCTGCGGCCGCACGCCGAAGACGCCTTCGCACACGAACTGAAAGCCCTGGCGGCCGCCGACGACCGGCCCCGCCCGACCCGCTGGAAGCTCTCCCCGTGGGCCGTCGCCACCTACCTGCTCGGCGGCACCCTCGACGACGGCACGGTGATCACGCCCAAGTACGTGGGTCCGCGCCGCATCGTCGAAGTGGCCGTCACGACGCTGGCCACCGACCGCGCCCTGCTCCTGCTGGGCGTCCCCGGCACCGCGAAGACCTGGGTGTCGGAACACCTCGCGGCCGCCGTCAGCGGGGACTCCACCCTCCTCGTGCAGGGCACCGCCGGCACCCCCGAGGAAGCGATCCGGTACGGCTGGAACTACGCCCGGCTGCTCGCCCACGGCCCCAGCCGCGAGGCGCTCGTCCCCAGCCCCGTCATGCGGGCCATGGCCGAGGGCATGACCGCCCGCGTCGAGGAGCTCACCCGCATCCCCGCCGACGTCCAGGACACCCTCATCACCGTCCTGTCCGAGAAGACCCTGCCGATACCGGAGCTCGGCGAAGAGGTGCAGGCCGTGCGCGGCTTCAACCTCATCGCCACCGCCAACGACCGCGACCGCGGGGTCAACGAGCTCTCCAGCGCACTGCGCCGCCGCTTCAACACCGTCGTCCTGCCGCTGCCCGCCACCGCCGACGCCGAGGTCGACATCGTCGCCCGCCGCGTCGACCAGATGGGCCGTGCCCTCGACCTGCCGGCCGCACCCGAAGGCCTGGAGGAGATCCGCCGCGTCGTCACCGTCTTCCGCGAGCTGCGCGACGGCGTCACCGACGACGGCCGTACGAAGGTGAAGTCGCCCAGCGGCACCCTGTCCACCGCCGAGGCCATCTCCGTCGTCACCGGCGGCCTGGCGCTCGCCGCCCACTTCGGCGACGGCGTGCTGCGCCCCTCCGACGTGGCCGCCGGGATCCTCGGCGCCGTCGTCCGCGACCCGGCGGCCGACAAGGTGGTCTGGCAGGAGTATCTGGAGGCAGTGGTCCGCGAGCGCGACGGCTGGAAGGACTTCTACCGGGCCTGCCGGGAGGTGACCGTATGAGCCCGAGCCCGGTGCGAGGCCCACTGCTGCTGGGCGTACGGCACCACGGTCCCGGATCCGCCCGGGCCGTCCGGGCGGCACTGGACGCCGCCCGGCCCGAGGCGGTGCTGATCGAGGGCCCGCCCGAGGGGGACGCGCTGCTGCCGCTCGCAGCGGACGAGGGGATGCGGCCGCCCGTAGCGCTCCTCGCGCACGCGGCGGACGATCCGGGCCGGGCCGCGTTCTGGCCGCTGGCCGGGTTCTCGCCCGAGTGGGTGGCCATCCGCTGGGCCCAGGAGCACGACGTCCCGGTCCGGTTCATCGACCTTCCTGCGGCGCACTCGCTCGCCGCGGAAGGGGAGGGGGCGGAAGGGACCGGTTCCGACGCCGTCCGGCTGGACCCCCTCGCCGTGCTGGCCGAGACCGCCGGGTACGACGACCCCGAGCGCTGGTGGGAGGACGTGGTCGAGCACCGCGGCGCCGGAGGCGCGGGGGAGGACGTGCTCGGCGCGTTCGAGGCGCTCGGGGAGGCCATGGGAGCCCTGCGCGAGGCGTACGGCGACGGGGGCCACCGGCGCGACCTGGTGCGCGAGGCGTACATGCGCCAGCGGATGAGGGCCGCCCGCCGGGAGTTCGGCGACGCCTACGCCGTGGTGTGCGGAGCCTGGCACGTCCCCGCACTGCGGGCCAGGACCACCGTGGCCGCCGACAAGGCCCTGCTCGGCGGCCTGCCCAAGGTCAAGGTGGAGACCACCTGGGTGCCCTGGACCCACCGCAGGCTCGCCCGGGCCGGCGGGTACGGCGCGGGCATCTCCTCGCCCGGCTGGTACGCCCACCTCTTCGCCGCCCCGGACCGGCCCGTCGAGCGGTGGCTGACCAAGGTGGCGGGCCTGCTGCGCGAGGAGGACCGGCAGGTCTCCTCGGCGCACGTCATCGAGGCGGTCCGGCTGGCCGAGACCCTCGCCGCGATGCGGGGCCGGCCGCTGCCCGGCCTGACGGAGACCCTGGAAGCGGTCCGGGCGGTGATGTGCGACGGCTCCGACATACCGCTCGCACTGATCGAGGACCGCCTCGTCGTCGGAGACGTGCTCGGCGAGGTCCCGGACGGCGCCCCCGTCGTACCCCTGCAGCGCGACCTGACACGGCAGCAGCGCACCCTGCGGCTCAAGGCCGAAGCACAGGACCGCGAGCTGGAACTGGACCTGCGCAAGGACACCGACACGGCGAAGTCCCTGCTGCTGCACCGGCTGCGGCTGCTCGGTATCGGCTGGGGCACCCCGGCCGTCTCCCGGGCCGGGACCGGAACCTTCCGGGAGACCTGGCGGCTGCGGTGGGAGCCCGAGCTGTCGGTACGGATCGCCGAGGCCGGGATATGGGGGACCACCGTCCTCGGCGCGGCCACCGCCAAGGCCGAGGCGGACGCAGCCGGGGCCGGGGAACTGGGCGAGGTGACGGCCCTGGCGGAACAGTGCCTGCTCGCCGGGCTGGCGCAGGCGCTGCCCGCCGTGCTGCGGTCTCTCGCGGACCGGGCCGCGCTGGACACCGACGTGGCCCGGCTCGCCAAGGCCCTGCCGGCGCTGGCCCGTTCGCTGCGGTACGGGGACGTCCGGGGCACCGACGCGACGGCACTCGGCGCCGTGGCGGCCGGGCTCGCCGAGCGGATATGCGTGGCGCTGCCGACGGCCTGTGCGGCCGGACTGGACGCCGACGCGGCGGCGGAGATGCGCGGTCACGTGGACGGGGTGCACACGGCGATCGGCCTGCTCGCGGACGCCGCCGAGGGGCTGCGGGAGCGCTGGTCCGCGGTGCTCACCACGCTGGCCGGCCGGGACGCCGCGCCCGGCCTGATCCGCGGCCGGGCGACCCGGCTGCTCCTCGACGACGGGCGGCTGCCGGCGGAGGAGACGGCCCGGCTGATGGGGCTCGCCCTGTCCC encodes:
- a CDS encoding DUF5682 family protein, which codes for MSPSPVRGPLLLGVRHHGPGSARAVRAALDAARPEAVLIEGPPEGDALLPLAADEGMRPPVALLAHAADDPGRAAFWPLAGFSPEWVAIRWAQEHDVPVRFIDLPAAHSLAAEGEGAEGTGSDAVRLDPLAVLAETAGYDDPERWWEDVVEHRGAGGAGEDVLGAFEALGEAMGALREAYGDGGHRRDLVREAYMRQRMRAARREFGDAYAVVCGAWHVPALRARTTVAADKALLGGLPKVKVETTWVPWTHRRLARAGGYGAGISSPGWYAHLFAAPDRPVERWLTKVAGLLREEDRQVSSAHVIEAVRLAETLAAMRGRPLPGLTETLEAVRAVMCDGSDIPLALIEDRLVVGDVLGEVPDGAPVVPLQRDLTRQQRTLRLKAEAQDRELELDLRKDTDTAKSLLLHRLRLLGIGWGTPAVSRAGTGTFRETWRLRWEPELSVRIAEAGIWGTTVLGAATAKAEADAAGAGELGEVTALAEQCLLAGLAQALPAVLRSLADRAALDTDVARLAKALPALARSLRYGDVRGTDATALGAVAAGLAERICVALPTACAAGLDADAAAEMRGHVDGVHTAIGLLADAAEGLRERWSAVLTTLAGRDAAPGLIRGRATRLLLDDGRLPAEETARLMGLALSPASSPADAAGWIEGFAGGSSGGGTLLVHDDRLLGLIDAWLVGVPERAFTDVLPLLRRTFGAYEPGVKRTLGELVRRGPGGSAAAVPGGSAPAGFAPELDPVRADAVTELVRMLLAPA